The nucleotide sequence GGACGCCGGGCACCAGCGGCTACCAGCAGCTGTCGCTGAGCTTCACGACCGGCTCGAGCACGTCGCTGACGGTGTACCTGCACGGCTGGTACGGCCAGCCGGCGTACTTCGCCGACGACGTCAGCCTCGACGGCCCGGGCACCCCGCCGACGACGACGCCGACCACGCCCACCACCCCGACCACGCCCCCGACGACGACCACCCCACCGACGACGACCACGACGCCGCCCACGCAGGGCGACCTGCCGAAGCACGTCCTGACGGGCTACTGGCAGAACTTCTACAACGGGGCCAAGGCGCTGAAGCTCGCCGATGTCCCGACGAAGTACAACATCATCGCGGTGTCCTTCGCGGACGCCACCGGCACGCCCGGCGCGGTGAGCTTCACGCTCGACTCCGGCCTGTCTTCACAGCTCGGCGGCTACACGGACGCCCAGTTCAAGGCCGACATCAAGACGGTGCAGGCCCGCGGCCAGAAGGTCATCATCTCGGTCGGCGGCCAGAACGGCACGATCAGCGTCAGCGACTCTTCGTCGGCGAACAACTTCGCGAACAGCATCAAGTCGCTGATCGCGAACTACGGCTTCGACGGCGTCGACATCGACCTGGAGAACGGCATCAACGCCACCTACATGGGCCAGGCGCTGCGGAGCATCTACAACGGCGGCGGCAAGGTCCTCACGATGGCGCCGCAGACGATCGACATGCAGTCCACGGCCGGCGGTTACTTCCAGCTGGCGCTGAACATCAAGGACATCCTGACGATCGTCAACATGCAGTACTACAACTCCGGCTCGATGAACGGCTGCAACGGCAACGTCTACTCCCAGGGCACGGTCGACTTCCTGACGGCGCTGGCCTGCATCCAGCTGCAGGGCGGCCTGCGAGCGGACCAGGTCGGCCTCGGCCTCCCGGCGTCGCCCCAAGCCGCGGGCGGCGGCTACCAGGCCCCGGCCAACACGGTCTCGGCGCTGAACTGCCTGGCCCGCGGAACATCGTGCGGCAGCTTCAAACCGTCGGCGACGTACCCGTCGATCCGGGGCGCGATGACGTGGTCGATCAACTGGGACGCGTCGCAGGGGTACGCGTTCGCCAACACGGTGTCGGCCGGGCTCGCGGGCCTGCCGTGACCGTGCGCTGAGCAGGCCCTCCCGGCGGCGCGGTCCGGGAGGGCCCTCAGCGGGGTGTCAGTGGCAGCCGCAGGGCTCCCGGTGCTTCCGGCGGGACGACCGGACGTCGAGGAGCCACCGCCGCCACCCGCCGGTACGGCGAGCCCAACGCCGGCCGCGGATCCACCTCCCCGCGGTTCGGCCAGAAAACAGCTCGCGGAGCCCGAGCACCCAGCGACGGCGGCCCGGCGAGCCGTCCACCAGCACCGTCGCCAGCAGCCCCATCAGGTTGCTGCCACGCCCGTACCGCACCGGCTCCACGTGCGTGACCGCGTCCGGGTGGATCGACGACGTGATCGCGACCCCGCGCGTGTAGTCCGTGCCCGGCCGCAGCGACCGCGCGGCCAGGATGGCTTCGGAGTTCGTGCGGGCCAGCAGGCCCAGCCGGGGGGACAGCGCAGGCAGCGTTCCCGTGTCCCGCATCCGGTGCAGGAGCCGCTGGGTTCCCAGCGCGGCCGCGGAGAACACCACCTGCGACGCCGTGAACGTCCGGCGGGAACGGCCGCCGGTGCGGCGGGTGTCCACCGCGTACCCGCCGTCGATCGGCCGCACCGACACCGCCGTCGTCAAGGGATGGACCACGGCACCCGCTTGCTCGGCCAGGTACAGGTAGTTCTTCACGGTCGTGTTCTTCGCCCCGACCCGGCACCCGGTCATGCACTCGCCGCACAGCGTGCAGGACGAACGCCGGGGACCGGCGCCGCCGAAGAACGGGTCCACTCCGGACTGTCCGAAGTAGACGCCGACCGGCGTGCGCCGATAGGTGTGCCCGATGCCCATGTCCTCGGCCACCGAAAGCAGCACCCGGTCCGCGGCCGTCGTCGCCGGGTTCTCGACCACGCCGAGCATCCGCTTCGCCTGGTCGTAGTACGGCGCGAGCTCGGCCTTCCAGTCCGTGATGTGCGCCCACTGCGGGTCGGCGTAGAAGCCGTCCGGTGGCTCGTACAGCGTGTTCGCGTACACCAGCGAACCCCCGCCGACGCCCGAGCCGCTCATCACGAACGTGTTCTTCAGCAGTGTGAGCCGTTGGATGCCGAAGCACCCCAGTGCCGGCGCCCACAGGTACTTCCGCACCCGCTTCGACGTCTTCGCGAACTCGTCGTCGGCGAACCGGCGGCCGGTCTCCAGCACGCCGACGCGGTAGCCCTTCTCGGTCAGCCGCAGCGCCGTGACGCTGCCGCCGAACCCCGAACCGATCACCAGGACGTCGTAGTCCATCAGCCCGCCACCCGGTAGTCCGCGACGTCGAAGCGCCGGGTCCGGCGGTCGTACTCGGTGACCAGGCCGGGCCAGTTGGTCGTCACCCGGCCGTCGGCCTGCCGGTACCAGCTCGTGCAGGCGGTCCACACGCTGCGGCCCAGCCGCTGCTGCACCTCCCGGTCGTAGGAGTCTTCGACCTCCGGCCGCACGTCCAAATAGGACACTCCGGGCCGGGTGAGCCGCTCCACCGCCTGGCGGATGTAGCGCGCCTGGCGCTCGATCATGTAGATGATGGACCCGGCGCCGAGGTTCGTGTTGGGCCCGTAGACGCAGAACAGGTTGGGGAAGCCGGGCACGGTCATGCCCAGGTACGCCCGCGCGCCGCCGGACCACTCGTCCTGCAGCGACCGCCCGCCGAGGCCGCGCACCTGCATCCGGCCGAGGAACTCCGTCGCCGCGAAACCGGTGCCGTAGACCAGGACGTCCGCCTCGAGCTCCGTCCCGTCCTCGACCCGCACGCCCTTCTCGGTGATCTCGCGGATCCGCCGCGTCTCGACGTCGACGTCCGGCTGGGCGAGGGCGGGCAGGTACTCGTTGGTGAAGAGGATCCGCTTGCAGCCCAGCGGGTAGGCGGGCTTGAGTTTGGCCCGCAGCTCCGGATCCTTGATGTGGCGGCGGCGCAGCTGGGCGGTCCGCAGCTCGAACATCTTCGCCAGCACCGGGTGGCGGTCATGGCGTAGGTGGCGTACTCGGCGAGCAGGAAGATCCGCAGCCGGCCGAGCAGCTGGGTCGGCGGCAGGTGCTCGAACAGCCAGTGCTGCCACCGCCGGTAGCTCGGATCGGACTTCGCCATGACGTACGGCGGCGTGCGCTGGAAGACCGTGACGTGCTGGGCGCGTTTCCGCAGCTCGGGCACGAACTGCACGGCGCTGGCCCCGGTCCCGATGACGGCGACGCGCTTGCCGGTCAGGTCGACGTCGTGGTCCCACCGCGCGGAGTGGAAGGCGTCGCCGGCGAAGCTTTCCCGGTTCGGGATGTCCGGCAGCGCCGGCCGCGACAGCTGCCCGACGGCGGGGACGAAGACGGTCGCCTCGAAGGTCTCCCCGCCCCGCGTCTCGACGCGCCAGAGGCCGCGCGCTTCGTCGAACGCGGCCCCGGTGACTTCGGTCCGGTACCGGATGTGCGGCTCGAGCCCGTACTTCGCGATGACGCGCCGCAGGTAGGCGAGGATGTCGGGCTGGTGCGAGAACCGCTTCGGCCACCGCGGGTTGGGCTCGAAGGAGAAGGAGTAGAGCGGCGAGGGGATGTCACACGCGGCCCCGGGGTAGGTGTTGTCCCGCCAGACGCCGCCGGGTTCGGCGGCGCTCTCCAGGATCGTGAACTCGGTGAACCCCGCCCGCTTGAGCTCGATCGCCGTCCCGATGCCGCCGAACCCGGCGCCCACGATCAGCACCGACGGCCCCTTCGCCGAACCAGTCATGCCCGAAAAGCTACGGACTGAAGGCCTGTGACAACAGGCCACGAACGGTCACTCAATCGAGATTTCCGGCCAGCTCACTCCGGGGGGAGGACGCGCACCTCATGCGTCTCCGCGGCCGTCTCGGCCCACTTCACCAGTTCTGCCGCCGACTTCTCCAACGCCGCCAGATCACGCTTCACCAGCTTCTCGAACGGCGACAGCTCGATCACCGCCGCCTTGCGCGACGCCTTGATCTCCCAGAAGCCGCACACCTGGCCGTCGACCAGCAGCGTGCCCTTGACCAGGCCGTTCTGCGAAATCACGCGCTTGCGGCAGGCGTCCGAGATCACCCGGGTCCGGTCGGCGTACGACAGGATCAGCTGGTCGAACGGCCCCAGCAGCCGCGGCGGCGCCGGAACGTCCTCGCCGGGCAGCGTCAGCTCCGGCAGATCCAGCAGCTCGCGGCCGTCCGCGTCGCGGTAGCGGCGCAAGTCCATCGAAGCGGCCACCTCGCCCAGGCGCGTGATGCCCGCCCACGTCTGCACGTCCGCCACCGTGGCCGGGCCGAACGCGCGCAAGTACCGCGAAATCAGCGAAGCGGGCGAAGGCGGCGACAGGGGAGCGCCCACCCACTCGTCGAGGCACGCGTACGTCGTCTGCCCGGCTTTGCCCCAGATCGCCCGGGGCGGCGTCTGCACCAGCGGCAGCCGGCCCCGGGCCAGGTGGGTCAGGGAGGCCGCCGGGACGTCCCAGGTGCGCGCCAGCTCGGCGCCCAGCGCGCTGCCCGGCATCGGCCCGCCGAGGAGCAGCTTCCGCGCGGCCTCGGCGACGAGGTCGTGGTCGAGCCCGGCCAGTGCGCGGGCGTGCAGGGCGTTCTGCTGGAGATCGCGGTCGTAGAGCACCTGCACCACCGGCCGCCACGCCAGCGCGTCCGCCGCCGTCACCAGGTGGACGGTGCCGCGCATCAGCGCGATCCGCACCACGCGGCGGTTCTCGAGCAGCTCCGCGAGTTCCGGCGGCCGGAACCCCTCCAGCCGCGCCCACAGCCCGAAGTACGGCGGAAACGGCGCTTGCGCCTGGAGGCCGGCCAGATGCTCCACCGCGTCAAAAGCGGACACCTTCGCCCGGCGCAGCAGCAGCTGGCGCTCCAGCGTGGCGCGGTTCACGGCTCGGC is from Amycolatopsis mediterranei and encodes:
- a CDS encoding winged helix DNA-binding domain-containing protein codes for the protein METLSRRAVNRATLERQLLLRRAKVSAFDAVEHLAGLQAQAPFPPYFGLWARLEGFRPPELAELLENRRVVRIALMRGTVHLVTAADALAWRPVVQVLYDRDLQQNALHARALAGLDHDLVAEAARKLLLGGPMPGSALGAELARTWDVPAASLTHLARGRLPLVQTPPRAIWGKAGQTTYACLDEWVGAPLSPPSPASLISRYLRAFGPATVADVQTWAGITRLGEVAASMDLRRYRDADGRELLDLPELTLPGEDVPAPPRLLGPFDQLILSYADRTRVISDACRKRVISQNGLVKGTLLVDGQVCGFWEIKASRKAAVIELSPFEKLVKRDLAALEKSAAELVKWAETAAETHEVRVLPPE
- a CDS encoding chitinase encodes the protein MVPKVRFALLSLLSVVALCLGVTFVLAGSASAANILANPGFEAGTTGWTCTGTSAAVSSPVHSGSRALNATPSSSDNAQCSQTLTVSANTAYKLSGWVQGSYVYLGVSGSATASTWTPGTSGYQQLSLSFTTGSSTSLTVYLHGWYGQPAYFADDVSLDGPGTPPTTTPTTPTTPTTPPTTTTPPTTTTTPPTQGDLPKHVLTGYWQNFYNGAKALKLADVPTKYNIIAVSFADATGTPGAVSFTLDSGLSSQLGGYTDAQFKADIKTVQARGQKVIISVGGQNGTISVSDSSSANNFANSIKSLIANYGFDGVDIDLENGINATYMGQALRSIYNGGGKVLTMAPQTIDMQSTAGGYFQLALNIKDILTIVNMQYYNSGSMNGCNGNVYSQGTVDFLTALACIQLQGGLRADQVGLGLPASPQAAGGGYQAPANTVSALNCLARGTSCGSFKPSATYPSIRGAMTWSINWDASQGYAFANTVSAGLAGLP